From Aspergillus chevalieri M1 DNA, chromosome 4, nearly complete sequence, a single genomic window includes:
- the RFC5 gene encoding replication factor C subunit 5 (BUSCO:EOG09263OQH;~COG:L;~EggNog:ENOG410PGQJ;~InterPro:IPR008921,IPR027417,IPR003593;~PFAM:PF00004,PF13177;~go_function: GO:0003677 - DNA binding [Evidence IEA];~go_process: GO:0006260 - DNA replication [Evidence IEA]) has product MALLVDKLRPRSLDSLSYHHDLSDRLRSLAQSGDFPHLLVYGPSGAGKKTRIIATLKELYGPGVEKIKIDARVFQTTSNRKLEFNIVSSIYHLEITPSDVGNYDRVVVQELLKEVAQTQQVDLSAKQRFKVVVINEADHLTRDAQAALRRTMEKYSPNMRLILLANSTSNIIAPIRSRTLLVRVAAPTEEQICTVLKFAGKKEGWTEAAELNKRIARESGRNLRRALLMFEAIYAQSEKVSDSTPIPPPDWEALISLTAEEILAERSPARLLQVRARLYDLLTHCIPPTTIIKTLTFKLVTKVDDALKPDVIKWSAFYEHRIKQGTKVIFHLEAFVAKFMRIYESYLMGMDF; this is encoded by the exons ATGGCTTTACTGGTTGACAAACTGCGGCCGCGAAGCCTGGATTCTCTCTCTTACCACCATGACCTTTCCGACCGGTTGAGGTCTCTG GCACAAAGCGGCGACTTCCCCCATCTCCTCGTATACGGACCATCCGGCGCCGGAAAGAAAACCCGAATCATCGCGACGCTCAAAGAACTCTACGGCCCTGGAGTCGAGAAAATCAAGATCGACGCACGGGTCTTCCAAACCACAAGCAACCGAAAACTTGAATTCAACATCGTATCCTCAATCTACCACCTTGAAATCACCCCCTCAGATGTCGGAAACTATGACCGGGTCGTGGTCCAGGAATTGCTGAAGGAGGTTGCGCAGACGCAGCAGGTCGATCTCTCCGCGAAGCAACGGTTCAAGGTCGTCGTGATTAACGAGGCGGATCACTTGACTCGTGATGCGCAGGCGGCGCTGAGACGGACGATGGAGAAATACAGTCCCAACATGCGGTTGATCCTCCTGGCCAACAGCACCTCGAATATCATCGCTCCTATTCGTTCCCGTACCCTGCTGGTCAGGGTTGCTGCGCCGACCGAAGAGCAGATTTGCACGGTTCTGAAGTTTGCGGGCAAGAAGGAGGGGTGGACTGAGGCAGCCGAGCTCAATAAGAGGATAGCAAGGGAGAGCGGGCGGAATCTTCGACGGGCATTGCTTATGTTCGAGGCGATCTATGCTCAAAGCGAGAAAGTGTCGGACAGCACGCCAATTCCGCCACCAGACTGGGAAGCTCTTATTTCGTTGACGGCCGAAGAGATCCTAGCGGAGCGATCACCTGCTCGGCTGTTGCAGGTTCGCGCGCGGTTATATGACCTATTAACCCACTGCATACCGCCTACGACTATCATCAAAACGTTGACATTTAAGCTGGTTACCAAGGTTGATGATGCCCTCAAGCCGGATGTCATCAAGTGGTCTGCCTTTTACGAACATAGGATCAAGCAAGGCACT AAAGTCATCTTCCATCTCGAGGCCTTTGTGGCCAAATTCATGCGCATCTATGAAAG TTACCTCATGGGCATGGATTTCTAA
- a CDS encoding uncharacterized protein (COG:S;~EggNog:ENOG410Q1UP), translated as MSNPQLLDIEPGGENTQYAISISTNFFRGLALNGSDNCRYESTHIFVDPPEKQTGQLGTGEKHTKSQMRTTFGSTENKDEDLKMARQLETGEPGGGLRGETDKDLKPENQAQEGNDSVAAKTRSQQRYGPGSGVGA; from the exons ATGTCCAACCCGCAGCTCCTCGACATTGAACCCGGTGGGGAGAACACCCAGTATGCCATCTCCATATCTACGAATTTTTTCAGGGGGCTTGCATTGAATGGATCTGACAATTGCAGATATGAATCTACGCATATCTTCGTTGATCCCCCAGAAAAGCAAACTGGCCAGCTAGGTA CCGGCGAGAAGCACACAAAAAGCCAAATGAGAACTACGTTCGGATCTACGGAAAATAAAGACGAGGATTTGAAAATGGCTCGTCAATTGGAAACCGGTGAACCCGGAGGTGGTTTGCGGGGTGAGACGGATAAAG ATCTGAAGCCCGAGAACCAAGCCCAAGAGGGTAATGATAGTGTAGCGGCGAAAACGCGAAGTCAACAGAGGTATGGGCCTGGTTCAGGCGTTGGGGCTTGA
- the MRPL16 gene encoding mitochondrial 54S ribosomal protein uL16m (BUSCO:EOG09264T3S;~COG:J;~EggNog:ENOG410PFN9;~InterPro:IPR020798,IPR036920,IPR016180,IPR000114;~PFAM:PF00252;~go_component: GO:0005840 - ribosome [Evidence IEA];~go_function: GO:0003735 - structural constituent of ribosome [Evidence IEA];~go_function: GO:0019843 - rRNA binding [Evidence IEA];~go_process: GO:0006412 - translation [Evidence IEA]): MGLHTKMFGGPQLASLRPTGLTTPFTAIAFSRYFSTTSPALDWLTPKFAEKSKSPKGRPHVATGGSTRGTTVVWGDYGLRMKDHDRRVPASHLKIAEETIKRRLRGMDYNLYKRVSANIGVYTKGNEQRMGKGKGKFDYWTAKVPVSRVVFELSGKIHEKVAREAFRLAGHKLPGLWEFVRKGDPPVVGLTKLGNGVTLESLKRPRRNPPLGTEAETTGPKSVTSSPSSSQ, translated from the exons ATGGGTCTGCATACGAAGATGTTTGGAGGGCCTCAACTGGCCTCGCTTCGGCCTACTG GTCTTACAACACCGTTCACTGCGATTGCGTTCTCGCGATACTTCTCTACTACATCCCCCGCCCTCGATTGGCTTACGCCCAAGTTTGCGGAAAAGTCTAAGTCGCCAAAAGGTCGCCCGCATGTCGCTACAGGAGGTTCTACTCGGGGTACGACCGTTGTGTGGGGGGACTATGGATTGCGCATGAAAGACCACGACCGCAGAGTACCGGCTTCACACCTTAAGATCGCAGAAGAGACGATCAAGCGGAGACTACGTGGGATGGACTACAACCTGTACAAGCGTGTGAGCGCCAACATCGGTGTCTACACCAAGGGTAACGAGCAGCGTATGGGTAAGGGTAAAGGAAAGTTCGACTATTGGACGGCAAAGGTTCCCGTGAGCCGGGTTGTTTTTGAGCTTAGTGGGAAGATTCACGAGAAGGTTGCCAGGGAGGCATTCCGTTTGGCAGGCCACAAGTTGCCCG GCCTCTGGGAATTTGTCAGGAAGGGTGACCCGCCTGTGGTTGGCCTGACGAAACTCGGAAACGGTGTCACTTTGGAAAGCCTCAAGCGGCCACGCAGAAACCCGCCTCTCGGTACAGAAGCTGAAACCACAGGACCCAAGTCGGTCACATCCagtccctcttcctcccaaTAA